The following nucleotide sequence is from Dyella sp. BiH032.
CACGATGCCGCGGATGGTGTTGACCACCAGGGTCGCCAGCGCCTCGCCTTCCACTTCCTCGGCGACGATCAGCAGCGGCTTGCCAGCCTTCGCCACGCCCTCGAGCACCGGCAGCAGCTCGCGCACGTTGGAGATCTTCTTGTCGTACAGCAGGATGAAGGGGTCATCCAGCTCGACCTGCTGCGACTGCTGGTTGTTGATGAAGTACGGCGACAGGTAGCCGCGGTCGAACTGCATGCCCTCGACCACGTCCAGCTCGTTCTCCAGGCCCGAGCCTTCCTCGACCGTGATCACGCCTTCCTTGCCGACCTTCTTCATGGCGGTGGCGATGATCTCGCCGATGGCCGAGTCGGAGTTGGCGGAGATGGTGCCGACCTGGGCGATCGCCTTGTCGTCGGCGGTCGGGTTGGAGAGCTTCTTGAGCTCTTCCACGGCGGCAACCACGGCCTGGTCGATACCGCGCTTGAGGTCCATCGGGTTCATGCCGGCGGCGACGGCCTTGAGGCCTTCCTGGATGAACGCCTGGGCCAGCACGGTTGCGGTGGTGGTGCCGTCACCGGCCACGTCGGAGGTCTTGGAAGCGGCTTCCTTGACGATCTGCGCGCCGATGTTCTCGTACTTGTCGGCCAGCTCGATTTCCTTGGCCACGGACACGCCGTCCTTGGTCACGGTCGGAGCGCCGAAGCTCTTCTCGAGCACGACGTTGCGGCCCTTCGGGCCGAGGGTGACCTTGACCGCGTTGGCCAGGGTGTTCACGCCCTTGAGCATGCGGGCGCGGACGTCTTCGCTGAAACGGACTTCTTTAGCTGCCATGTGTTTATTCCTTCAAATGCGTAAGTGGAGAAGAGTTGCGGGAGAGGCTGATCAGCCTTCGATCACCGCGACGATGTCGTCTTCCTTCAGGAAGACCAGCTCTTCGCCGTCGATCTTGATTTCCTGGCCGGCGTACTTGCCGAACAGGACCACGTCGCCTTCCTTCACCGACATCGGACGGACCTTGCCGTCTTCCAGGATGCGGCCGGCACCGGCGGCGATGACCTTGCCGCGGGTCGGCTTCTCGGTGGCGCTGTCGGGAATGACGATGCCGCCAGCGGAAACGCGCTCTTCCTCCAGGCGCTTGACGATGACGCGATCGTGCAGCGGACGCAGTTTGCTCATGGTTGGGCTCCAGCTTGGGTTTGTTGGACGAAAAGATGAAACGGAAAATGTGGTCCCCGGAACGGCGCCTGGCGGCGCTGTTAGCACTCCCGGAAGGTGAGTGCCAATTCTAGCGACGCAGGAATCCCCCGCAAGGGCCTTCGCCCCGAGGCTGGAAGGGCTAATGGGGAAGGCGCGGCGGGCTTTCAAGGGCAGCGCCGGCAAGTTCCGCCGGCCGGCACGCCACGCTAGGCTGCGGGGCCATGACCGACCCCGTCCTGCTCTGCTACTGCACTTGCCCCGATGCGGCCAGCGCCGCGCGGCTGGCCGAAACCCTGGTGGGAGAACGGCTTGCGGCCTGCGTGAACCGCCTGCCGGGGGTGGCCTCGACCTACCGCTGGCAAGGCGAGGTCACCACCGACAGCGAGGAATTGCTCCTCATCAAGACCACGGCCTCCCGCTTCGAAGCGCTCAAGGCGCGCCTGCTGGTTCTGCATCCCTACGAACTGCCGGAACTGATCGCCATCCCGGTGGAACACGGCCACTCTGCCTACCTGGACTGGGTGCGCGCCGGCGTCGCGGAAGGCTGATCCGGCACGCTCAGCCGCGCCCCCGGCTTGGCGACGAACACCACCAGGAACGTCGCCGGCTCGGTGGCGCTCACGTTCGCGGTGCCCAGATGGTGCGCCCCGGCCGGCTCGAACCAGCTTTCGCCGGGGCCATATTCCTTCGCGGGCTCGCCTTCGACCTGGCTGCGCACCCGCCCGGACAACATGTAGACATAGGCGTCGGCCTCATGGTGGTGCGGCCTCGACTGCTGGCCCGGCGCGAAGGTCACGGTCAGCGCCGTGAGCAGGCGCCCCGGTGCCTGCGTCAGCGGGGCGGACAGCAAGGAATGTTCCTCGGCGGCCTGCGATGCCGGTGTGGCGATGCCGAGCGCGAGGGCGAAAAGTGCGAGTGCGCATGTCTTCATGGTTGACTCCGGCGTGGATGATCAGCGCGCCGACAAAGCCCGCATCGCCTGTTCGAGCTTCGGGCCGGCCTCCTCGACGCGACTGGCGATGCGACCCTGCGCATCGATCAGCAGCACGGTAGGCACGTGCGTCACGCGGAAGCGACGGAACAGCGCGCCGGAATCGTCCAGCGTCAGCGGCATGCCGATGCGGTGCTCGTCGCGGTACTTGGCCAGTTCTTCGCGATTGGCCCACAGGCCCGAAGCCACCCCGATCCAACGCACCTTGGCGCCGGACGACGCCAGGGCACCGACTTTTTCGCGCATCGCGCGGCAGCTCTGCGCCAGGCCCGGCCGACTGGTGGCCAGATAGCTCTCGCACCACGGCGACAGGAACACCAGCGCCGTCGGGCGGCCGGCCTGCGGCAGCGAGAGATGCGTGCCATCCAGCATGGCGGCCTCGAAAGCGGGCACGCGGTCGCCGACGTCGTAGTGCGCCTCTTCTTTCGCGCCGGTCGCGGTGGCCCCGACCTGGCCCGGCGTGGTGCGGGCCGCCAGCAGCGCGGCGTCCAGCGCTGCATTCGCTTCGTGCCCGATGTAGAGAACGCGCCCATCGCGCCCGATCACCACATGCTGCGGCGTCACGCGCAGATGGAAAGCCTCGCCCAGGGAACCGTCATCGAACACCAGCGGCATCTTCAGGCCCAGCTCCTCGCGGTACTTGCGGACGTCCTCGATGGTTTCGTCGAAGCCGACACTGACCGCGATCACGGCCAGGTCCGGGCCGGCCTCGGCGAACGTCTTCTCCAGATGCGGCATCTGCTCGCGGCACGGCACGCACCAGGTGGCCCAGAACTTGATGTAGACGGCCTGCTTGCCGTAAAGCGCGCCCAGATCGATGGTCTGGCCATCGATGGTCTTCAGCGTGACGCGCGGCGCAGGCTTGCCGATCAAGCTCTTGCCGGCGGCTTCTGCGCGCTGCTGGCCGGATTCGGCCCAGGCCGGGCTCAGCGACAGGACGAACAGCAGGCAACACCAGAGAACATAACGAGACATGGACGTGGCTCCGTGGGGGAGAGCGCATGCTCGCGCCGCCGTGGTCCCGCTGTAAGGACCACTTTCCGGCAAAGTTGATGGACCAATCTGGTCAGCGCGGCAGCAACCGCACCACGCGCTCCACCGCTTCGCCGATGCGGCTGGCCTCGATCATCCCGTAGCCGAACACCAGGCCGCCCGGCACGCCGCGGCCGAACGTATAGCCGTCCAATCCTTCCAGGCGCACGCCCGCGGCAGCGGCACGCTCGATCAGCGGTGCGGTGCGGACCTCGCGCGGCAGCCGCGCCGACAGGTGCAGGCCGGCATCCGACGGCCACGCCGGCAGGCCATGGCGCGCCAGCGCGCCGAGCAAGGCCTCGCGCCGCTCCGCATAGACCTTGCGCATCCTGCGCACGTGACGCGCGAGATGGCCTTCGGCGATGAACGCGGCCAGCGTGTCCTGCGCCGGCACGTCGCAGTGCCAGTCGGCCAGCTCCTTGGCCATCGCCAATGCCGGCATCAACCACGGCGGCGCCACCAGGTAACCCAGACGCAGGGCCGGGAACAGGCATTTGGAGAAGGTACCCACGTAGCAGACCGAACCGTTGCGATCGAGCGTCTGCAGGGCATCCAGAGGGCGGCTGCCATAGCGGAATTCGCCGTCGTAGTCGTCCTCGATCACCACCGCGTTTCGCGCGGATGCGAACGCCAGCAATTGCGCGCGGCGACGCGGCGACATCGACATGCCCAGCGGGAACTGATGCGACGGCGTCACATACACCACGCGCGCCTCCGCCGGGATGCGTTCGACGACGACGCCTTCTTCATCCACCGGCACCGCTGCCACTTTCGCGCCGGCCGCCGCGAACGCGGCGCGCAGCGGCGGATAGCCCGGGTCCTCTACCGCGACCATGGTCCGGCCCGGCACCACCAGCACGCGCGCCAGCAGATCGAACGCCTGCTGCGCGCCGCTGGTCACCACCACGTCGTCCGGATCGCAGGCCACCGCGCGGGCAAACGACACGTGCCGCGCGATCGCCTCGCGCAAGGCCGGCCGGCCGCACGGGTAGCGATACATCGGCGGCCCTTTGGACAGTCCGCGCAGCGCCCGCGCCGACAAGCGGCGCCACGTGTCGAAGGGAAACAGCCGGTTGTCCGGACTGCCGACGCGAAAGTCATGGCTGAACTCGCGCGGCGGCGTGGACACCGGCGGACGCGCCTGGCGCCAGTACGGCGCCAGGCGCCGGTCACCGCCGGGCTCGGCCACCGCGTGGGCCTTTCCGCGCCGTTCGAGCAGATCGGCGACGTAGTTGCCCGCGCCGCGGCGGGCCACCAGGTAACCCTCACTCAGCAACAGGTCGTAGGCCGCCACCACGGTATTGCGGGAGAGCTGCAACGCCTGTGCGAGCTCCCGGGTCGCCGGCAGGCGCAGGCCAGCCTTCAGCCGTCCGTCCAGGATCGCCGCGCGCAGCTGGCCATGCAGCGCGGACAGCCGCTGGCGGGAGCCCTTGACCGGCAGCTCGATAGGAAATTCGAAGGGATGTTGCATGGCCAGCGCATCGCCGGAAATTGGACCTGCATAATTGCCAGGTTGTGGTTCTTTTTCCAGTCCATGGGGATCTCTACGCTGTGCCCACTCCCGCCCCTGGAGGCGAATGCCATGACTTCGCATGTGCCCAGCCACGACTCCCACCCCCAAGCGGGTGCGTCGACATGGGCGCCACCAGCTACTCATCAAGGAAACAGCGCCATGATCGACCTGTATTTCGCCGCCACGCCGAATGGCCTGAAAGCCCGCCTGTTCCTCGAAGAAGCCGGCCTGGCGTATCGCATCGTTCCCGTAAGCCTGAGCAAGGGCGAGCAATTCAAGCCCGAGTTCCTGGCCATCTCCCCCAACAACAAGATCCCGGCGATCGTGGACCACGCGCCCGCCGACGGCGGCGCGCCGCTGGCGCTGTTCGAATCCGGTGCGATCCTGCTGTACCTGGCCGAGAAGACCGGCCGCCTGATTCCCGCCGACGTCCGCGGCCGCACCGAGGTCACCCAGTGGCTGTTCTGGCAGATGGCCGGACTCGGGCCGATGGCCGGGCAGATCGGGCACTTCAACGTGTACGCGCCGGAGAAGGTGCCTTACGCGATCGAGCGCTACACCCGCGAGGTCCGGCGCCTGTACGGCGTGCTGGACCGCCGCCTGGAAGGCCGCGAGTTCATCGCCGGCGCGTTCTCCATCGCCGACATCGCCTGCTATCCGTGGATCGTGCCGCATGAAGCGCACGGACAGGACCTGGCGGAATTTCCGCAGTTGTCGCGCTGGTTCCAGGCGATGGCCGCACGCCCCGCCACCTTGCGCACCTACGAAGGCGTGGAAAACGCCTACGCACCGAAGCAGGCGCTGACCGAGCAGGAGCGGCAGGTGCTGTTCGGCCAGGGCAAGTCGCCTACGACCGCCTGAGACCTCTGCTGACAGGTCCTGTCACCGCTTCGCCTTAGCTTGAACGCACTTCCATGCCGGGCCCCATGCCATGAAGAAGTCCGACCTCGCTGCTCTGCTCCTGCTTGGTGCCCTGTGGGGCGCATCGTTCCTGTTCATGCGCATGGGCGCGGACCAATTCGGCCCCATGGCCCTGGCCGGCATGCGGGCAATCGGCGCGGCACTGTGTTCGCTGCCGCTGCTGGTCTCGCGCGAACGGCGCGCCACCATGCGGCGGCACGCCAAGGACATCGCGGTGGTGGGCATGGCCAACTCCGCCTTGCCGTTCGCCTTGTTCTCGTTTGCCGCCGGCAGCCTGCCGGCCGGCGTCTCGGCCATTTCCGACGCGATCGCGCCGCTGCTGGTCGCGCTCTCCGGCTGGCTGTGGCTGGGCGAGAAACTCGATGCCACCCGCGCGAGCGGCCTGCTGGTGGGCTTCACCGGCGTGGTGTGGCTGGTCGCCGGCAGCGTGGGCTTTGGCGGCTCGACAAGCGGCGCCGGCTGGGCCATGGCCGCCTGCGTGGGCGCCAATGTCTGCTACACCTTTGGCGCACACTACAGCCAGCGCCGGCTGCGCGGCGTGGCGCCGCTGGCGGTGGCGACGGGCAGCCAGCTGGCATCGGCGGTGGTGCTGCTGCCGTTCACCGTCTGGCTGTGGCCGGCGAAGATGCCCGGCGCGCAGGCCTGGCTGGCGATGTTCGGCCTGGCCGCGGCATGTACCTCGCTCGCCTACGTGCTGTTCTACCGGCTGATGGCGCGCATCGGTTCCGCGCGGACGCTGGCGGTGCTGTACCTGATTCCGGTCTTCGGCGTGCTGTGGGGACTGCTGTTCCTGCGCGAGCCGGTGACCTGGGCGATGGCTGGCGGCTGCGTGGTGATCCTCGCCGGCGTCGCCTTGACCACCGGCATGGTCCGTCCGCGCAACCCCGCGCCGGCAACGGCCGTGCCCACGCCCACGCCCACGCCGGAACAAGCCTGATCGTCCGAAGGTCTTTTCTTGCACGGTCTTCCCGCGGCCCGGTCCGCCGGGGCGGGCTGCGCCATAATCCGAGATCGCGGCGCTGCGGTGCCGGTTCTCCACGCTGGAGCTGCAATGCAATCGATCCGCCCCTTTCGACTGACGGCCCGCTTCGTCGCCCTGGCCTGCCTGTGGCTGCTGGCCGCCTTGAGCGCCACTGCTGCGTTCGCACAGGATGACGACGGCATCCTGCCGGTGACCGAGGCTTACAAGCTCTCGGCCGATGCTTCCACGCCCGGCGTGCTGAAGCTGCACTGGGAGATCGCTCCGGACTACTACCTCTATCGCGGCCGCATGAAATTCACCGGCGCGGAGGGCGCGACGCTCGGCGATGCCAAGCTGCCGGACGGCGAGAAGCATCACGACGAATACCTCGGCGACGTGGAGATCTACCACCACGCGGTCGAGGCGACGTTGCCCTACACGGTCGCGCCCGGGGCGCAGCGGCTGAAGCTTGCCGTCCGCTACCAGGGCTGCCACGAGGTCGAGCCGAAGATCTGCTATCCGCCGCACACCGAGCAGCTCGACCTGCCGCTGCCGGCCGGCGCGACGCAGGCCGGCACGGGGGCGCCCGGCAGCCTGGGCGCGGCGCTCGCCCAGATCGGCGGAACGTCCGCGGCACCGGCCACGCCGGGCACCGACGCCGCGCCACTGCCGGCCGAACAGGCCTTCCGCTTCGAAGCGCTGGCCAGCTCGCCCACGCAGCTGCTGCTGCGCTGGACCATGCCCAAGGGCTACTACCTGTATCGCGACCAGACCTCGCTGCATCTGAATGCCACCGGCCTGAGGCTGGGCAAGCCACAGTGGCCGCAGGGCGTGGCCAAGCAGGACCCGCACTTCGGCAACGTGACCGTGTACTTCGACCAAGTGGAACTGCCGGTCGCGATCGAGGGCGATATCGCCGGCCGCAAGCAGGTCGTCATCGAGGCCAGTTTCCAGGGTTGCCAGGACGGCGGCCTCTGCTATCCGCTGATGACCCGCGCCGCCACCGTGGACCTCGCCGGCGGTACGACCGCCACCGGCGAGACCGTGGCCGGCCCTGCGCCGGAGGCGCCGCCCGCACGCGCGCCGGCCGCCGCGCTCGACGTCAGCCTGTGGTCCGCTCTGCTGCTCGCGCTGGGCGGCGGCCTGGTGCTGAACCTGATGCCGTGCGTGTTGCCGGTGCTGTCGATCAAGGCGGTGGGCCTGATCGAAAGCGGCGAAAGCGCGACGCGGCGGCGGCGCCATGCGCTGGCCTATACCGCCGGCGTACTGATCAGCTTCGTGGTGCTGGGCCTGGTCATCCTCTCGCTGAAGGCGGCGTGGGGCGCGCAGCTGCAGAAGCCGCTGGTGGTCGGCGTGCTGGCCCTGGTGATGCTGGCGGTGGCGCTGTCGATGTCGGGCGTGGTGCAGTTCGGCGCCTCGCTGGGCAACACGGGCAGCGGCCTGGCCAGCCGCTCGGGCCTGGCCGGCGACTTCTTCACCGGCGTACTGGCGGTGGTGGTGGCCAGCCCGTGCACCGCGCCGTTCATGGGCACCGCGCTTGCGTACGCCCTGGCCGCACCGACCCTCCATGCGCTGCTGGTGTTCTTCATGCTGGGCCTGGGGCTGGCGCTGCCGTTCCTCGCGGTAGGTTTCGTGCCGGCGCTCGCGCGGCTGCTGCCGCGGCCGGGCGCCTGGATGGAAACCCTCAAGCAGGTGCTCGCCTTCCCCATGTACCTGGCCGCCGTATGGCTGGCCTGGGTGCTGGCCAATCAGCGCGGCGCCGACGCGGTGGGCCTGCTGCTGGTGGCCGGCGTGATGCTGGCGATGGCGCTGTGGTGGTTCGAGCGCGCCCGCTACCGCAGCGCCGGTGCCCGCACCTTGGCGTTGCTGCCGCTGCTGCTGGCGCTGGCGCCGC
It contains:
- a CDS encoding TlpA disulfide reductase family protein; this translates as MSRYVLWCCLLFVLSLSPAWAESGQQRAEAAGKSLIGKPAPRVTLKTIDGQTIDLGALYGKQAVYIKFWATWCVPCREQMPHLEKTFAEAGPDLAVIAVSVGFDETIEDVRKYREELGLKMPLVFDDGSLGEAFHLRVTPQHVVIGRDGRVLYIGHEANAALDAALLAARTTPGQVGATATGAKEEAHYDVGDRVPAFEAAMLDGTHLSLPQAGRPTALVFLSPWCESYLATSRPGLAQSCRAMREKVGALASSGAKVRWIGVASGLWANREELAKYRDEHRIGMPLTLDDSGALFRRFRVTHVPTVLLIDAQGRIASRVEEAGPKLEQAMRALSAR
- a CDS encoding DMT family transporter, with the protein product MKKSDLAALLLLGALWGASFLFMRMGADQFGPMALAGMRAIGAALCSLPLLVSRERRATMRRHAKDIAVVGMANSALPFALFSFAAGSLPAGVSAISDAIAPLLVALSGWLWLGEKLDATRASGLLVGFTGVVWLVAGSVGFGGSTSGAGWAMAACVGANVCYTFGAHYSQRRLRGVAPLAVATGSQLASAVVLLPFTVWLWPAKMPGAQAWLAMFGLAAACTSLAYVLFYRLMARIGSARTLAVLYLIPVFGVLWGLLFLREPVTWAMAGGCVVILAGVALTTGMVRPRNPAPATAVPTPTPTPEQA
- a CDS encoding cupin domain-containing protein is translated as MKTCALALFALALGIATPASQAAEEHSLLSAPLTQAPGRLLTALTVTFAPGQQSRPHHHEADAYVYMLSGRVRSQVEGEPAKEYGPGESWFEPAGAHHLGTANVSATEPATFLVVFVAKPGARLSVPDQPSATPARTQSR
- the cutA gene encoding divalent-cation tolerance protein CutA; this encodes MTDPVLLCYCTCPDAASAARLAETLVGERLAACVNRLPGVASTYRWQGEVTTDSEELLLIKTTASRFEALKARLLVLHPYELPELIAIPVEHGHSAYLDWVRAGVAEG
- a CDS encoding glutathione S-transferase N-terminal domain-containing protein translates to MIDLYFAATPNGLKARLFLEEAGLAYRIVPVSLSKGEQFKPEFLAISPNNKIPAIVDHAPADGGAPLALFESGAILLYLAEKTGRLIPADVRGRTEVTQWLFWQMAGLGPMAGQIGHFNVYAPEKVPYAIERYTREVRRLYGVLDRRLEGREFIAGAFSIADIACYPWIVPHEAHGQDLAEFPQLSRWFQAMAARPATLRTYEGVENAYAPKQALTEQERQVLFGQGKSPTTA
- the groES gene encoding co-chaperone GroES, with product MSKLRPLHDRVIVKRLEEERVSAGGIVIPDSATEKPTRGKVIAAGAGRILEDGKVRPMSVKEGDVVLFGKYAGQEIKIDGEELVFLKEDDIVAVIEG
- a CDS encoding PLP-dependent aminotransferase family protein yields the protein MQHPFEFPIELPVKGSRQRLSALHGQLRAAILDGRLKAGLRLPATRELAQALQLSRNTVVAAYDLLLSEGYLVARRGAGNYVADLLERRGKAHAVAEPGGDRRLAPYWRQARPPVSTPPREFSHDFRVGSPDNRLFPFDTWRRLSARALRGLSKGPPMYRYPCGRPALREAIARHVSFARAVACDPDDVVVTSGAQQAFDLLARVLVVPGRTMVAVEDPGYPPLRAAFAAAGAKVAAVPVDEEGVVVERIPAEARVVYVTPSHQFPLGMSMSPRRRAQLLAFASARNAVVIEDDYDGEFRYGSRPLDALQTLDRNGSVCYVGTFSKCLFPALRLGYLVAPPWLMPALAMAKELADWHCDVPAQDTLAAFIAEGHLARHVRRMRKVYAERREALLGALARHGLPAWPSDAGLHLSARLPREVRTAPLIERAAAAGVRLEGLDGYTFGRGVPGGLVFGYGMIEASRIGEAVERVVRLLPR
- a CDS encoding protein-disulfide reductase DsbD, with protein sequence MQSIRPFRLTARFVALACLWLLAALSATAAFAQDDDGILPVTEAYKLSADASTPGVLKLHWEIAPDYYLYRGRMKFTGAEGATLGDAKLPDGEKHHDEYLGDVEIYHHAVEATLPYTVAPGAQRLKLAVRYQGCHEVEPKICYPPHTEQLDLPLPAGATQAGTGAPGSLGAALAQIGGTSAAPATPGTDAAPLPAEQAFRFEALASSPTQLLLRWTMPKGYYLYRDQTSLHLNATGLRLGKPQWPQGVAKQDPHFGNVTVYFDQVELPVAIEGDIAGRKQVVIEASFQGCQDGGLCYPLMTRAATVDLAGGTTATGETVAGPAPEAPPARAPAAALDVSLWSALLLALGGGLVLNLMPCVLPVLSIKAVGLIESGESATRRRRHALAYTAGVLISFVVLGLVILSLKAAWGAQLQKPLVVGVLALVMLAVALSMSGVVQFGASLGNTGSGLASRSGLAGDFFTGVLAVVVASPCTAPFMGTALAYALAAPTLHALLVFFMLGLGLALPFLAVGFVPALARLLPRPGAWMETLKQVLAFPMYLAAVWLAWVLANQRGADAVGLLLVAGVMLAMALWWFERARYRSAGARTLALLPLLLALAPLYYLAHLPAPVAAAAAAEGTVAYTPDKLAELRKAGTPVFVDMTADWCITCKANEHAVLNTDAFRDLLKRTGAVYMKGDWTNEDPAITAFLQQYHTPGVPLYVVFPKHGGEGRKLPTVLTGALVEEALTEAAK